The Salvia miltiorrhiza cultivar Shanhuang (shh) chromosome 1, IMPLAD_Smil_shh, whole genome shotgun sequence genome has a window encoding:
- the LOC131018650 gene encoding protein KTI12 homolog has translation MALVVICGQPCSGKSTAAACLVEALQETESKPSVRIVDESSFHLTRNEGYANMPSEKNLRGVLRSEVDRSLSRDNIIIVDSLNSIKGYRYELWCLARAAGTRYCVVHCDIEETYCRKWNEERREKSEANYDDKIFEDLVRRFERPDSRNRWDSPLFDLWPSRDGIEISSAAIVDAVTYLTKRVDSKTKDVKVLQPTIATQGARLTEANSLYELDRATLEVMNMIVEAQSRAVGGPLNGVTLGPGLPSVDISRHVGLPELRRLRRTFIKLTGQSSLSGPPPPSDADSAKRMFVDYLNRELGNS, from the coding sequence ATGGCTCTAGTTGTTATTTGTGGTCAGCCTTGCAGTGGGAAGTCAACAGCCGCGGCCTGCCTGGTTGAAGCCCTTCAAGAAACAGAATCTAAGCCATCAGTTCGGATCGTTGACGAATCTTCATTTCACCTTACACGGAACGAAGGCTATGCTAACATGCCATCAGAAAAGAATTTAAGGGGAGTATTGAGATCCGAAGTTGATAGGTCGCTGTCTAGAGACAATATTATTATAGTGGATTCTTTGAACAGCATAAAGGGGTACAGATACGAGCTATGGTGTCTGGCTCGGGCAGCTGGTACAAGATATTGTGTCGTGCATTGTGATATTGAAGAGACATACTGTCGGAAATGGAATGAAGAACGGAGGGAGAAATCAGAGGCGAATTATGATGATAAAATATTTGAAGATCTGGTTCGAAGGTTTGAGAGGCCGGACAGCAGAAACCGTTGGGATTCACCGTTGTTTGATCTATGGCCCTCCCGAGATGGGATTGAAATATCGTCTGCTGCCATAGTGGATGCTGTGACATACCTGACAAAAAGAGTAGACTCGAAAACCAAGGATGTTAAAGTGTTGCAGCCCACTATTGCAACACAGGGTGCACGGCTAACAGAGGCGAATTCTCTCTACGAGTTAGATAGAGCAACACTTGAGGTAATGAACATGATCGTGGAAGCACAGTCCCGTGCAGTGGGAGGTCCCCTCAATGGCGTGACTCTTGGACCGGGCTTACCTAGTGTTGATATTTCAAGGCATGTTGGCCTCCCTGAGCTGCGTAGGCTCAGACGAACTTTCATAAAATTAACAGGGCAGTCGAGCTTGAGTGGTCCGCCACCACCGTCAGATGCTGATAGTGCAAAGAGGATGTTTGTGGATTACTTGAACAGGGAATTAGGAAATAGTTAA
- the LOC131005838 gene encoding LOW QUALITY PROTEIN: protein KTI12 homolog (The sequence of the model RefSeq protein was modified relative to this genomic sequence to represent the inferred CDS: inserted 1 base in 1 codon), with translation MALVVICGQPCSGKXTAAACLVEALQETESKPSARIVDESSFHLTRNEDYANMPSEKNLRGVLRSEVDRSLSRDNIIIVDSLNSIKGYKYELWCLARAAGTRYCVVHCDIEETYYRKWNEERREKSEANYDDKIFEDLVRRFERPDNRNRWDSPLFELRPSRDGIEISYAAIVDAVTYLTKRVDSKTKDVKVLQPTMATQGARLTEANSLYELDRATLSHPNS, from the exons ATGGCTCTAGTTGTTATTTGTGGTCAGCCTTGCAGTGGGA TCACAGCCGCGGCCTGCTTGGTTGAAGCCCTTCAAGAAACAGAATCTAAGCCATCAGCTCGGATTGTTGATGAATCTTCATTTCACCTTACACGGAACGAAGACTATGCTAACATGCCATCAGAAAAGAATTTAAGGGGAGTATTGAGATCCGAAGTTGATAGGTCGTTGTCTAGAGACAATATTATTATAGTGGATTCTTTGAACAGCATAAAGGGGTACAAATACGAGCTATGGTGTCTGGCTCGGGCAGCTGGTACAAGATATTGTGTCGTGCATTGTGATATTGAAGAGACATACTATCGGAAATGGAATGAAGAACGGAGGGAGAAATCAGAGGCGAATTATGATGATAAAATATTTGAAGATCTGGTTAGAAGGTTTGAGAGGCCGGACAACAGAAACCGTTGGGATTCACCGTTGTTTGAGCTACGGCCCTCCCGAGATGGGATTGAAATATCGTATGCTGCCATAGTGGATGCTGTGACATACCTGACAAAAAGAGTAGACTCGAAAACCAAGGATGTTAAAGTGTTGCAGCCCACTATGGCAACACAGGGTGCACGGCTAACAGAGGCGAATTCTCTCTACGAGTTAGATAGAGCAACACTGtctcaccccaattcttga
- the LOC131005848 gene encoding uncharacterized protein LOC131005848 gives MWRCLSGATPTSVALRRRSIEVDPMCRRCGEKEETVEHALRDCLWAVFLWSISPLRLEPILKGTLCSISPWFQSIQSCPQRETHAMFATVLWSIWFARNLLVFQQKAMTHLDCLNVANRARWTSQPCAFSPSPVASTLMCSRSGQVKFSCDAAIEEGRGMGMGVVKRDANGSLLDCTFGFVPGAFSAIEGEAFVVLEAIKWC, from the coding sequence ATGTGGAGATGTTTATCGGGTGCAACTCCAACGTCTGTGGCCCTTCGACGCCGCTCGATCGAGGTTGATCCTATGTGTAGACGGTGTGGAGAGAAGGAAGAGACGGTTGAACACGCTCTGCGCGACTGCCTGTGGGCTGTTTTCTTATGGTCCATTTCGCCCCTGCGATTGGAGCCTATTCTGAAGGGAACATTGTGCTCAATCTCTCCATGGTTCCAAAGTATCCAAAGCTGCCCCCAACGTGAAACACATGCGATGTTTGCAACGGTACTGTGGTCGATTTGGTTTGCTAGAAACCTTCTTGTCTTCCAACAGAAGGCGATGACCCACTTGGACTGTTTAAATGTTGCTAATCGGGCTAGATGGACTTCGCAGCCTTGCGCTTTTTCGCCCTCTCCAGTAGCTAGCACGCTGATGTGTTCTAGGAGCGGCCAGGTAAAATTCTCTTGTGATGCAGCTATTGAGGAGGGTCGTGGAATGGGAATGGGTGTGGTTAAAAGGGATGCAAACGGATCTCTGTTGGATTGTACTTTTGGTTTTGTCCCGGGAGCCTTTTCAGCCATTGAAGGTGAGGCATTTGTTGTTCTTGAAGCTATCAAGTGGTGTTGA